GCAAGGCAAAATGattgacaaaaacattcaaaataaactcCATGGCAATGGTTTGAGAGAATATTTCACTAATCTCTTAATGTACATTCTGGAGCAAGAAATATTCCCTTGAATAATTACAATTTTTTAAAGGGGAAATGCTAATTATGATTTATCAATTTTCAGTACTTTCCTTCTGTGAGGCTGAACttaacaaaaaacagaacatgaaTATGTTTTCTAACAAAATGCTTTgagaaagcacacacacttgcaatgGAACTTATTTTggcaaaacaggaaacaggagatAAAGTGCAGCTGAAATTATTAACAGAAATGAATCCTGACCCCCATCCCTTCAGCCAAATGTTTCACTGGATGAAACATCAGGGGAGGAGTTCAGTTGAGACCTGGTCTCAGTGACTCTGACTAAGGGGAACTCTGAGAAGTCTGTGCTGTGTCCTCTGAGACTTACTTGTCCGTTGGCAACAGTAAACTGTGAAGATGACCCAGATCTTGATGCCTGGAAATGAGATTTGAAGTTCTGATCGAAGGAGCTTATTTGAAAAGTTTGCAGTATTCCCTGTGAAGTGTCTGTCTTTTTGGAGGGTGAGACCTGCTCCAGAAAGTCCTCCTCAGCTGGGGACACTGCGGAGGGAGGGGTGGTGTCATcacctgaaaatgaaaacgaGTGCTGGGAGTCCCCAACCAGCAATCCAAAGTGAGGTTTCTCTAAAGTGGACCTTAGCGGAGAGCTCATCCCTGATTTGAACCTGCTGGGGGAAGGAAACTGTTTTTCTGTGGAGAACAGAGGCTGTCCAGCTAACGTGGGGTTTTCAGAGACCAAGCTGAGGCTCTGGCTGGTCAGGTAGCTGTCATTCTGGCTGGTCCTCTCCAGTGCTTGTTGGAGAAACTTGGAGTATTCTTGTAAGAGGCTGACCTTCTCAGTAGCTGGTTGAGCCTGGGCGCTAGAGGCCCCGAGACTCTCCACAGGGCTGCTGTCTGAAACATCAGAAGAATTAATGGATATGCTTGATGTCACCTCTGTGTCAGCCACGCTAAAAGAAATGTCTGATTGCCCATTAGCTTTGTTGGAGTAGTGGTCCAACAGCGTCTGAAGAACCTCATCTGGCAGCACATTTTTGTCATGAGTTGACTTAATCTCTGTGTTGATTGGCTGGGGCTCCAGAATGGTGGCAGGGACAGTTTCGTCAATGACGGTTGACACCACAGTTTGCGTAACAGGCGGCTGAGAAGAGATGCTGCTCGTGTTCAGGGCATAATCCCGACTGTTGTTGGCCATTGCAGCCTGAAGGTAACGTTTCTTCTTGAGGAACTGCATGGCATCGTCGTAGTttgtgctgctggctgctggtTTTGTTGGTCCTCCTTGAAGAGTTTCAACTGATTCGAGTTCAGTGTTGCTTTCTACTTCCAACAGGCTTTGCTTGTCCACGATTTCAAAGGCATACTGGGTGACCTTACTATTTTCCTCAAAGGAAGACAAAGTGGACAGGCAGGGAGGAGTTTGTTCATTGGACTGTTTAAGACCCCTCTTGGGGACCTTCTTCAGGACTAGCTTAGGAGGAGTCGTCTCCTCTGATGACACTTCTGCTTCTTGGTGTTGGCTAGGTGTTTCTTCAGGAAGTTCCACAGAGTAGTCAGTAATGACAAACTCATGTTTGACTTTGGAGGACACGGCATAGAGAGGTAGACCATCAATTTtattctgtctctgctcctccttctcctccgtTTCTACAACAGCGACAGTGTGCCCTTCTGTCTGGGCAGCGGTGGATGCGCCTGAATTCTTGTCTGCACACTTCTGGCGCTTTTTCTTGGGCAGTGAACACTCTTTGGCAAGAAAAGGGAGGCCTAAGGAATCTGTTTCACGCAAAGGTCCAACTTTACCAGCAGCCTTGTtggtctttctctctctgttctcgtGACACATTCGTCTGTGCTTTAAAACCCTGTCTGTTCTGGAGAAGTACTGTGGATGGAGGgcacaacacatttttttacacaatgtagtaaaaaaaaaaaaaacattgagttGAGACAATACAGACATTTCAAGCAAACACTTTGCATTTTCAATTCTTAAGAATCTATCAATGACAATATTTTCACAGATGTCTTGTGAAACTTGACATGCTCATTCTCCCAGTAGTGACGCTGCAGCAAACTGAACCTGGGTGACATCAGTCTCATTTTATTACTgaccatttcttttttgttgcaCTAATTTAAAAACTGGTTTAACTATAGCTAATACTGAGCCTTACTACAGCATTTTTATTCATTGCATACTTAGTCAAATGTCCTGCACAAAGAACCCCTAATATGATcaccatttcacattttatgctgTTTTCAATACCTGATTTATCAACCTTGTTCAATAGTCTTGATGCTCCCAGCTGCACGAATTCGCAAGCAAACAAAAGCAGCATACCTGGTGACAGTAGTCACATTGATAGGGCTTCTCTCCACTGTGAGTTCTCTTGTGTCTCTCCATGTGATACTTCTGAATGAACCTCATCCCACACTCATCACAGCGAAAAGGCTTTTCACctaaacagagacaaaacaaaggaaaagccCAAGATCACTCATTTGTGACtaatatgataaataaaatcatagtGAATCCTGATTCCATTCTTCACTCACCAGTATGGATCTTCTCATGTCTCTGTAGGAGATATTTCTGAATAAAGCGCATGTCACACTGGCTGCACTGAAACGGCTTCTCACCTGGATTTTGAACAATATACATAGATATAAAGAAAGCTCTGTATATACATAACAAAGTACACAATGCTTAAGGCCACAATTTGATTTAGCATTGCTACTCTTTAGCTGGACTGCTCATCTTCATTATGATtataattgaaaaataatccATCCGCAACATAATAACAAATGACTGAGTGATTCATACCAGTGTGAATGAAGACGTGCCTCTGCAGATGATAGTTGGTTCTGAATGCAGCATTACAGTGAACACAGATGTGACACTTGGGATTTTGAATGCCCAGTGATCCGTCATCATTGATGCTGAGAATCTACAATAGGGACAAAGAAAGATACTAGTATTTGTTTCATTCTTAAAGCTGTCTCCATTGAAATTCTTCAGGCTTGTAAAATAATTGACTCCATTCTcaatcacacaaacatgtcTCTGCTTTGATAAAACTGACAGGTATTCCACATTAACTTTCTTTAAAAAGTGTTCAGACTTGCACCTTTGCTGGTGAGCgctgtttccttttcttcttcttgggaCACACCATCAGGTCCTTAACTGCTTTTTTGTCCTTCTTTATCTGGGCTGCTGGCTCGGACAGCTTCAGTTCCTGCTTGATGCTCAACTGTGAAAGTAGGACCATAGATAAGCAAGATATTTATTACAGCATATGACCTACTTTAAAGCCCACCCACTCATCCAGCACTTTATCCAGGTCAGGGAGGTGCAATAGGGCAAGTAGAGGATAATCAACCCATGTGAGTGGACCTCACCATTTagcagctgctcctccacaaTTTAAGAAGCTAGTTGATGTGGTTTAAGCATTCTCTAAGAATTACCCCCTGCTGGAAACATAACAGACCAGAGGGAAACCTCTGGTCCTAGAAAACCTAGGACATGCTGATAGATTACATCTGGCAGCTGGCCTGAGAGTATTTGCAGATGCCCCATCTGACTTTCTTTAAATCAAATTGCCACTCTCCACAAGATTTCAGCAAATAACCTGCTGGATACTAGGTCATTCTTACAGGCAGTTGTTATAAACCGGAATAATGTTTTAACCCTGATAAAACTGATTGATTCAGGTTATCTCCAATGTTTACACTTGGAGTAAAAGGAGTATTTTGAAGTCCACATTTGCTGTATCTTTATTCTTCTGTAATGCAGAATAGTTTCAGCTgatgtcttcctctgtcttcaaTCTGTTACTTTAAACTATGCTGACAGTGTTTTGCAAACTGGTGCGAAGCCAGTACATGACTGTCTACAACTATTAACTGGGCCAAGGGTGGTTTTCATTAATTTGTCAATACCTGAGtacattttcagtgttaaaGGAATTGATGGCCCATGATGAGACAGGACATGAAATGACATGTAAAGAAAATAACGACATATGGAGACTGTTGGTACAGCATCCACACAAACAATCTTATTAATACGTACTCCTACTACTACTTTAACTCACTGGCATATGAAGCAAGCAGGGCAACTTATTGGTGAGTTTTAGGGGGAAATGCACTCCCACCtcgcctcctccctcctcttttcctcctccaccatTTTTTGTCATCTCCTCCTGCATCATCAGCTGCTCCGGGGGGACCAGGTCATGAGTAACCAGTGAACTCCCAGTCaagtcttcatcatcatcttcatcgtcatcatccTCAGCCAGGAGAGGGTGGTTCACCAATGATCGTTCCCCCAGAGTCATCACCACCAGTCCTCCTCCGCTGGGCAGCCCTCTCCCACCTCCATCTATTCCACCACTGCTGCACTTCAGCAGCATACCCTCCAACTTGTCCTCAGCGTTCATCTTACATAGAGTAGTTGagtctttaaaaagaaaaagatagagACAATGTTTGCAGGCTAAATGTCAAACATACGAAACATATGAAGACAATAAAGCtcacaaaactacaaaattaTCAGGCATAACACCATAAAATCCAAGTCTACATTTCTGCAGTCCTTGATGTAAAGACAGCCGCACTACTGGTCACATATAGGTAAGATTATACTACAACCAATAAACTAATCATAGATGTCTATAGTAAAGTGCATCATCATCAATAAAATCACCCAAATTACATACGAAAATATAGCTTGGATGGAAAGCTTAAACTTTCAATTTCCCCACAAACTATGATTCAGCCTTCTTCTCAAAACTGTGTTggttacttatttatttaatgtacaAAAGTAACTTATTCTAAAACCTATTCTTAAAGCTAAGGGAAACGGTTCACACAATTATGTTGTTATTAACAGTGGGAAACAGAGTCTGTTGTCATAAATCTGATGTATATTCCCAGTGGGTTTCATTCACTTAATCACTAGTTGTACATATAGGTCTATCTTAAACTTGTAGTCCCTCTAAGTTCCACGTCTGTTGCTCAAACAGTGTCTCTTCTAAATAGTACAGTGTCAACTTTAACTGGGTCAGCTGTTGTTTCTGTGATCTTACCTTacaaaatgtactgtacagtgtaAAGTGATAGCAAGCTCTATGAAGCAGCTCGGAAAGATGACAATTTAATGAAATTATGTGCTGATTTTTATGACCCTGGGTCGTATAATGTTTGAAGTTATTTTGTACAAGTTAACGTACTAATGAGCCAGGCcgattattttcatatttctttcagAGACGGCTAAATGTCAGTCTACGTCGACAACAGCATATTTCCAGTACCAAAAGAGTACTTAACCAGCTATGCATTTTATACTGCAACATTACACTGGCGGTGCACTTACTTAGCGTTACACTTCAACAACACCTAATTAGTTAACTAGCAATCACTCGATCTTAAAACGGTAACGCAAGCTAACCTAGCACTTGTGGACCGTTTAGGAAGAGGCATGTATTGTAGCTAATACAGACTAACCCACGAGGCAGTATGGTAGTTTAAGTATCTGTCACGgtttaaacacacaccaacaaccACTAAGCCCcatatgtaaacacactcactgtgtcACTTAGGTTAAGTGGGTTAAGTCTCTTGCTAAGCAGCTAGGTAGCCGCGCTTGTCAAAGCCGCTAACGTTGAACTACATCACgtttaaaacaaaactgctgcAGTGACGTAGGAAGAGAGGCCGCACTGCCTTCAAAATTAAAGCTCGCCCAAATCATAAGAACAATACAAATTCAAAATCCTACGCGCCAACTGCTCGTTGGTAATATTTCAATTGACTTTTCAGTCAGTTTGACACCCTCTCAGTAgcatacatttaatttttgaAGCTATAATTCAACCCCGTCAATGCCGCCAAGCCATATCAGTATATGTGCATTAACGACAACCCTGAAACACTAAAACTCGTGCATCGCTGAATACTTTACTTTGAAGGCTGCGACCGGAAGTTCTATTTTACTTGTATATACTTGACAGACATCGACGGCCTATTTGAGGCTAGTTAGCTAGCAGGTAGCAGCTAGCAGGTCGCTGCAAACATTGATCTGTGGCTCTAATCTTCAGTTGACACCGCATGTTCACAGCAATAGACGTGTCTTCTCACATGCAGCATTCGACAATGAATTATATCTCAAA
This genomic interval from Seriola aureovittata isolate HTS-2021-v1 ecotype China chromosome 11, ASM2101889v1, whole genome shotgun sequence contains the following:
- the znf148 gene encoding zinc finger protein 148 isoform X1, whose protein sequence is MNAEDKLEGMLLKCSSGGIDGGGRGLPSGGGLVVMTLGERSLVNHPLLAEDDDDEDDDEDLTGSSLVTHDLVPPEQLMMQEEMTKNGGGGKEEGGGEVGVHFPLKLTNKLPCLLHMPLSIKQELKLSEPAAQIKKDKKAVKDLMVCPKKKKRKQRSPAKILSINDDGSLGIQNPKCHICVHCNAAFRTNYHLQRHVFIHTGEKPFQCSQCDMRFIQKYLLQRHEKIHTGEKPFRCDECGMRFIQKYHMERHKRTHSGEKPYQCDYCHQYFSRTDRVLKHRRMCHENRERKTNKAAGKVGPLRETDSLGLPFLAKECSLPKKKRQKCADKNSGASTAAQTEGHTVAVVETEEKEEQRQNKIDGLPLYAVSSKVKHEFVITDYSVELPEETPSQHQEAEVSSEETTPPKLVLKKVPKRGLKQSNEQTPPCLSTLSSFEENSKVTQYAFEIVDKQSLLEVESNTELESVETLQGGPTKPAASSTNYDDAMQFLKKKRYLQAAMANNSRDYALNTSSISSQPPVTQTVVSTVIDETVPATILEPQPINTEIKSTHDKNVLPDEVLQTLLDHYSNKANGQSDISFSVADTEVTSSISINSSDVSDSSPVESLGASSAQAQPATEKVSLLQEYSKFLQQALERTSQNDSYLTSQSLSLVSENPTLAGQPLFSTEKQFPSPSRFKSGMSSPLRSTLEKPHFGLLVGDSQHSFSFSGDDTTPPSAVSPAEEDFLEQVSPSKKTDTSQGILQTFQISSFDQNFKSHFQASRSGSSSQFTVANGQVSLRGHSTDFSEFPLVRVTETRSQLNSSPDVSSSETFG
- the znf148 gene encoding zinc finger protein 148 isoform X2, translating into MNAEDKLEGMLLKCSSGGIDGGGRGLPSGGGLVVMTLGERSLVNHPLLAEDDDDEDDDEDLTGSSLVTHDLVPPEQLMMQEEMTKNGGGGKEEGGGELSIKQELKLSEPAAQIKKDKKAVKDLMVCPKKKKRKQRSPAKILSINDDGSLGIQNPKCHICVHCNAAFRTNYHLQRHVFIHTGEKPFQCSQCDMRFIQKYLLQRHEKIHTGEKPFRCDECGMRFIQKYHMERHKRTHSGEKPYQCDYCHQYFSRTDRVLKHRRMCHENRERKTNKAAGKVGPLRETDSLGLPFLAKECSLPKKKRQKCADKNSGASTAAQTEGHTVAVVETEEKEEQRQNKIDGLPLYAVSSKVKHEFVITDYSVELPEETPSQHQEAEVSSEETTPPKLVLKKVPKRGLKQSNEQTPPCLSTLSSFEENSKVTQYAFEIVDKQSLLEVESNTELESVETLQGGPTKPAASSTNYDDAMQFLKKKRYLQAAMANNSRDYALNTSSISSQPPVTQTVVSTVIDETVPATILEPQPINTEIKSTHDKNVLPDEVLQTLLDHYSNKANGQSDISFSVADTEVTSSISINSSDVSDSSPVESLGASSAQAQPATEKVSLLQEYSKFLQQALERTSQNDSYLTSQSLSLVSENPTLAGQPLFSTEKQFPSPSRFKSGMSSPLRSTLEKPHFGLLVGDSQHSFSFSGDDTTPPSAVSPAEEDFLEQVSPSKKTDTSQGILQTFQISSFDQNFKSHFQASRSGSSSQFTVANGQVSLRGHSTDFSEFPLVRVTETRSQLNSSPDVSSSETFG